A DNA window from Gigantopelta aegis isolate Gae_Host chromosome 4, Gae_host_genome, whole genome shotgun sequence contains the following coding sequences:
- the LOC121370891 gene encoding 3'(2'),5'-bisphosphate nucleotidase 1-like has translation MAAETFPLLMRIVSASVSVSKRAGNIIRDVLKKGELGIVEKGKNDLQTEADRSAQRCIVASLHRQFPKVAIFGEEQLSPYEKIDESMIEAGFAEEVLKETCPENLRKVEDEEIVIWVDPLDGTSEFTQGLLDHVTVLIGIAVKGKAMAGVIYQPYFNYQAGPDATVGRCIWGVIGLGSFGFEKRYPPENKNIITTTRSHSNRMVTEAVEACEPSEVVRVGGAGHKVLLLIEGKVHAYVFASKGCKKWDTCAPEAVLHAIGGTLTDLCGVPMQYHHQVQKGNFGGVLATLQKHEWYVSKIPNEIKDAFRQEPDGGPVQMTRL, from the exons ATGGCTGCTGAAACTTTCCCTCTTTTGATGCGAATAGTTTCTGCATCTGTATCAGTATCTAAACGGGCCGGAAATATTATAAGAGATGTTTTGAAAAAGGGAGAACTTGGGATTGTTGAAAAG ggtAAAAATGACCTTCAGACTGAGGCAGACAGATCAGCACAGCGATGTATTGTGGCTTCACTACACAGACAGTTTCCAAAGGTGGCCATATTTGGAGAAGAG cAACTCAGTCCATATGAAAAAATAGATGAATCGATGATAGAAGCAGGATTTGCTGAAGAAGTCCTAAAAGAAACCTGCCCAGAAAACTTGCGAAAAGTTGAAGATGAGGAG ATTGTGATATGGGTAGATCCTTTGGATGGAACATCAGAATTTACACAAG GTCTGCTTGACCATGTTACGGTGTTGATAGGTATTGCTGTGAAGGGCAAGGCCATGGCTGGAGTGATCTACCAGCCTTACTTCAACTACCAGGCTGGCCCAGATGCTACTGTTGGACGATGTATCTGGGGTGTTATAGGACTGG GATCCTTTGGATTTGAGAAAAGATATCCACCAGAAAACAAGAACATAATTACAACCACACGATCTCATTCCAACAGAATGGTGACAGAAGCCGTTGAGGCTTGTGAGCCATCGGAGGTTGTAAGAGTCGGGGGAGCAGGTCATAAG GTGTTATTGCTCATTGAAGGCAAAGTTCATGCGTATGTTTTTGCTAGCAAAGGCTGCAAAAAATGGGACACCTGTGCTCCTGAGGCAGTGCTCCATGCAATTGGTGGAACTCTCACAGACTTGTGTGGAGTGCCAATGCAGTACCACCACCAAGTACAGAAGGGAAACTTTGGTGGAGTGCTGGCAACTTTACAGAAGCATGAGTGGTACGTCAGCAAAATCCCCAATGAAATCAAAGATGCTTTCAGACAAGAACCAGATGGCGGGCCAGTTCAGATGACAAGACTTTAG